The genomic stretch TAGCCGAACCGCTCGAACAGTTCGAGGACACCGACGATGCGGTCGTCGCGGGCGAGGGCGAGCAGCTGGCTTTCGGCTGCATGCACTTGCTGCTCGACAACTGCGGCGAGTGCGCGATCGAGGAGTTCCGGAGATTCGCCGCGGATGGCGGCGAGGAGGGTGACGGCGAGGTCGGGATAGAGCTGCGGGAGCAGGCTTTCGCCGCGGGGGGTGAGGCGGAAGACATGGCGCGGGCGGCCGGGGCCTTCACGGACTTTGGTGAACGTGACGAGGCCCTGGGCTTCGAGAGAGAGGAGGTGCTGGCGGACGGCGCCAGGGGAGAGGAAGGTTTCGCGGGCAAGCTCGTCGGTGGTGGCTTCGCCGAGGACCTTGATGGCT from Tepidiforma thermophila encodes the following:
- a CDS encoding helix-turn-helix transcriptional regulator, whose protein sequence is MLGSEPPQGASINYLSPTRQALVVAIKVLGEATTDELARETFLSPGAVRQHLLSLEAQGLVTFTKVREGPGRPRHVFRLTPRGESLLPQLYPDLAVTLLAAIRGESPELLDRALAAVVEQQVHAAESQLLALARDDRIVGVLELFERFGYFPRVELPDDRSTRIVLRHCPLLKLAAEIPEVCEAECAILRAVLPGMTVERVEHRLAGDPICTYELTPDE